Below is a window of Salinibacter grassmerensis DNA.
GGTGCCTCCACTCCTACGTCGCTCCCTTCGATCCGTCTCAACCTCAACTCATGCACGCCGGAGCCCTCCACGAGAAGCTGGAGCAGTTCGATGAACAGTGGGCCCCCCGCATCATCGCGGCGGTGAACGACCAGCACGTCAAGCTCGCCAAGCTGGAGGGGCCGTTCGACTGGCACCACCACGACGGCGCGGACGAGTTCTTTCTCGTCCTCCGCGGACGGCTCGTCATCGAGTTTCGGGACGCGGACGACCGGCGGCTCGGCCAGGGCGACTTCTGCGTCGTCCCGAGCGGCACCGAGCACCGCCCGGTGGCGCCCGACGGGGAGGTGCACGTTCTCCTCGTGGAGCCCGCCGCGACCCGCAACACCGGGAATCTCGACACCGACCGCACGGTTGAGGACCCCGAGTGGATTTGAGCCGCCGGCCCGGACTGGGGCGGACTGTTGAAGGACGGGATTCACCAGCCGCACGCCGCCTTTCCGAATCGACGGCGACGCGTTTTTCTTTTCCAGAGCCCCCCTCGCCATGATCCACCAGGATGTGCTGATGCGGCAGATCCGCCAGTTCACGAAAGCCATCGCCACGCTGCTGGGCGAGTCCTCACGCGAACAGCCCGACGACCTGTTGCAGGAGATTGACGACG
It encodes the following:
- a CDS encoding cupin domain-containing protein; translation: MHAGALHEKLEQFDEQWAPRIIAAVNDQHVKLAKLEGPFDWHHHDGADEFFLVLRGRLVIEFRDADDRRLGQGDFCVVPSGTEHRPVAPDGEVHVLLVEPAATRNTGNLDTDRTVEDPEWI